From the genome of Trichomycterus rosablanca isolate fTriRos1 chromosome 18, fTriRos1.hap1, whole genome shotgun sequence:
ATCAACCTCCGATCCTCTTACCAAGTCCCGCCCCTTTCCCCTTCCGACTCGGAACTTTTACTTTACAAAATTATTCTTCTCACTTAATCAAGTTTATAAACACTTACCATCTGCGGACTCTCTCTATAGCAGCCATCACTTTCTTAATATCATCTTTAGCGCGACTTCGTGTCTCCGCTCGAACTGAACGACCCGACATGTTTAATCTGTAGAAATGTAGAAAGTAGCTAGCCTCGTCTCTTAGCCGCAGCCGTGTCACTTTCACGGTCCGGCTCATGAAATATCGCGAGAGTTTACATAATCCAGTCAGACTGGTAAAATCTCGCGAGAGTTCACCAAATCCTTCTGACTGATCCGTCATCTTTTAGCCTGTTAGCTTATCTCGTTTAAACTTTATACCTGAAgttacataaataatcaaataataatgttttctaATCACACAAAGTAAATTCACAGTACACTGTTGGTGAAAGTCATCTTCCCCAATCTTTCCTCCTCATATGATCCAGATTTTTACATTATTCAGCTGAAAGTGATTTAAAATTATTACTGAATGCAATTTGAGCAGTTGTGAGTTAAGGGCCTtattcaggggcccaacagtggcaacttgacagcagtgcttgaaccagcaacctactgATTACTAATACAGTACCTTATCTGCTAAGCTACGACCTCTCTGATTCACTATTAAACCGTATTAATACTTAATCTGTGTTTTATACAGATTAATCTTAAACATCTGACAAAACTTGTATTCAATTAATAACAGAATTACATttcaacaaaaaacaacaaaacctccttaatatttaatttataaacaCAACCACAGCTCTTAAGAAcactattgatttatttattaaaaccaACATGCCAAAATCACTCAACAACTTAAAAAAAACCCTTCATCTCAAACACTCAGCTTTTTTGTGTATTGAGGACAGAATCTAGAGCTTTCTGGGCGTCGGTGATCTGCTGCTGCAGCCTCTGCTTCACACCATTGTTGGTGCTCTTCTTCAGCATGGCCTCCATGTCCTCGATGGCGGCACGGTAACCCGTCACGTTGTGGAAGACCCGGATGGCTCGGTCGCCGGTGCTCACCAGAAACCGGTTATTGATATCGAATCTGAGGTCGGTGATGTCCTCACTGTGAACGTTGTGAAACTCCTGCTCTAGCTCGCCCGTGTTCGCGCTGTACATGTAAATGTCTCTGCCGTTAGAAACCGCCACGGCGCGTCCGTCCGGAGACAGGGCGACACGACTCCCCTCTGAAACCTGACAGGGTACAGTCCGGAGCAGGTACGGGTCCTGCTGCTTCTTGTACTCCACATCGGTGTCCCAAAGCTTCCACGTGCCGTCTTTAGATACCGACACCATCCTGTGGATAAACAAGTGGATCGATAATTAAAATATCACACCTGTAAAAGATGGTGATATATACACGAGTATATCCAAATTGGGTGAAAAGACGGATACACAATatgaaatgtgtttgtgtgcagtTGTGTAACCTGCGTGAGTCGTTGGAGAAGTCGAAGTGATAAACTCCAGCCTTATGTCCTTTCAGGTCGAAGGCACGAGTGACCTCTTTAAACTCTCCGCATTTAGTGAAACACACCTCCCACACTTTCACATCCGGAGTGAAACCACACGATGCTACAAACCTGATAACAATACaatatgattaaaataataataacattaataacacaTCAGTGATGCAAATAAGAATATTACACTCATATCATCATATAAATGtgcttaaataaaagaaataaatgtattaattggaGTTGATTAACTGATGATATTAGTAATCGAGGCGTTTACCTGCCACAGGGTGAAACCGCCGTGTACGAGTTGGTCATCTGGTTGGTGTTAATTGAAGCTAAAACTTCTCCTTTCAGATCCCAGATCAGTATGGTGGTGTCGACCGACGCCGTCATTATAAACTTTCCTAGAAAAAAGATTTAATTTAGAACTTTATTAAAAAGTGTCTGATCTGTTAACAATTCTCTCttaatgtgtataaataatatttGGATAAGAGAAGCCACGTAGGGTCAGACTTTCTAACAAACAAGATTAAAAGTTTGGGGAAACTTGTGGGGGATTTTGGTTTAAAGGTGGTAGAGCTTTTATTAGGGCTCAGTTTAATTTCTACCTCCTGAGAGTGAagtttaaagaaaaagaaaagactgCATTTCAGATCAAACCCAACATCTGTAAACAGCATGTTTAAttagtacaataataataatactattattattattatgagacTAAGATCAGAGAGATATCTGAGGAATGAACCTGTCTCTGCTATGGCGATGTTGATGACGATTCCTTTGTGTTTTTGGGGAAAGTCCTCCGGAGCGGCTTTGAAAATGAAGGTCCCGTCGTCTTTCTTAGTCATCTTGAATATTCGTATCGTCTCTCCGTTCGCCAGCCATGTGATAAAAGCGCTGCAAGAACGAAGAGAAACAAccaaatattaacaatattaacTGTAATAAACCATTAAtagatcattattattataactaatattatttatttaatgaatcaGTGCTGATCATCGATATCTATGAAATCTGAAGTTTTTCCAACCTGGATTTAATTTACatcttaataattttaaattaaataattggaCGCATGACTTGCCATCACAATAAAACCTCACCTGTTCAATTAAAGTTCAAAgaaaattcattaaaaacataaaagaaacAAGTAAAATAAACCCAAAGGAAACCAGAATCACTTAACGCCCGTTCCTACTGTTAATGTCAATACTGTGACACGATCTCTGCCTCGCTTCCTCTCGAGGATATTTCAGTGTAAGTAAAAAAAGGATTTCTTACCGAGAGTCGGGACTGAAGCGGACGAGCGTGGCATGGTCAAACTCCACGTTGGCGCGCAGACATTTATGATCTCGATCCAGAAAATCTTTGGTGCTCCAGATTCTCACGGTTCGGTCGTCAGCACACGAGGCCAAATATTTTCCATTACTGCTGAAATCCAGGCAGGTTATATTCCCATTGTGACTctgaaataacacacacacacacacacacacacacattacataaataataaactcaCACATTAATCAGTACTGACACACAAGAGCCTTGAGAGGAGATTTAAAGTTTTGACTGAGGCAGTCTGGTCCAAATCCTGACCCCTCTCTGATATTTGAAGCTGAAGTTGTGGGTGCGTGGTAACATCGTACCTTTAGAGATGAAGCGAGCAGCTGATGGCTGAACGTGTGCTGCTGTGGTTTGTCTTTCTTGGGCCGCTGCTGCTGCTTCAGCTGCTTCTTAGACGGACCGGATTTCACCAAACTCTCACCTGAtattaatacaaacacaaatcatAACAAATACTGTgaagatgaaataaaagtctTTTATTTCTACGGGAAGTAAAAACACGGCATCACTTTTCTctctaaataaataagtgaataaatgaatgaatgaatgcagggCCTCACTCGCTCTGTGCTCAACAGCGTTTAATCATGCATGACTGCATTTCAGGAGCTTGAAACTGACACCAGTTTATAAGCCACACCTTCCATACAGAATAActgacaattactgactgtatcccATCTGCTGCTCTGCACATGTGGTCTCCACACTCATAACTCATCAATGGACAGACGTTTGTCTGATGCtgggatggtggatcattctcaacactgcagtgacactaacatggtgcaGATCGTTCCTCCTCAGAATGCCTCTCTATTTTTGGGAATCCATGATGCCAATGATACGGTCAAGAACCCTCCAGGTTTGTCCAAATTCTTTCTGGCGTATTCCAGTCGACCtttcctgtgttttttttttacatcgtgGAGTCCAGTCATGACGTCTTTGGTTGTTAAGGAGTCTTCTTATGGTGCCACTGACATGTTTGCCCCAGTCTTCATCAGGTTGTCCTGTAAGTCTTTTGCAGGTCCTGGTGAGACTGCAAAAGCTTCTAGGTGCAGAATTGCTACTGTGCAGTAAGTTTGAAACTACACATTGCCCTTTTTTGGTGTGAGCAGCTCCTTAGTTTACagcatggttgcaacacaccttaaacacttacatttacagcatttagcagacgcctttatccaaagcgacttacactacagttacagtatacagtctgagcaattgagggttaagggccttgctcaagggcccaacagcagcaacctggcagtggtggggcttgaaccagcaaccttctgatcactggtccagtaccttaaccactaggctacagctggccacTCGGATCTCTGGCTGGAGCAGATAAAAGCTGGTTATTGAGTCCCGATGGGTTCATCAAGTTGTAACCGAACTTTAGGTCCTACAGAGCAGCAGTAGGTTGTAAAGCTCTTAACTGTGACATGACAGTCTGAACAAAATCTCCTGCTACTGTTCAATTCTACACAATTCACTTTCTTTCTTATGAATTTTATAGCCTctgtataacacacacacacacacacacacacacacacacacacacacacacacttacacacacacttacacacacacttacacacacacttacacacacacttacacacacacacttacacacacacacacacacttacacacacacttacacacacacttacacacacacacttacacacacacttacagacacacttacacacacacacacacttacacacacacttacacacacacacttacacacacacacttacacacacacttacacacacacttac
Proteins encoded in this window:
- the tbl2 gene encoding transducin beta-like protein 2, whose product is MEGFAAVFILSLLIGALIILVALAVSKQKDKQHEQVQQDQPAASESLVKSGPSKKQLKQQQRPKKDKPQQHTFSHQLLASSLKSHNGNITCLDFSSNGKYLASCADDRTVRIWSTKDFLDRDHKCLRANVEFDHATLVRFSPDSRAFITWLANGETIRIFKMTKKDDGTFIFKAAPEDFPQKHKGIVINIAIAETGKFIMTASVDTTILIWDLKGEVLASINTNQMTNSYTAVSPCGRFVASCGFTPDVKVWEVCFTKCGEFKEVTRAFDLKGHKAGVYHFDFSNDSRRMVSVSKDGTWKLWDTDVEYKKQQDPYLLRTVPCQVSEGSRVALSPDGRAVAVSNGRDIYMYSANTGELEQEFHNVHSEDITDLRFDINNRFLVSTGDRAIRVFHNVTGYRAAIEDMEAMLKKSTNNGVKQRLQQQITDAQKALDSVLNTQKS